AGAAACAACGACACGAGTATACGCTGCCAATGCTATGCCGAGCGCTGGATGTATCCAAGAGCGGTTATCTGATGTGGCTAGGCCGTAAGCCCTCAGCACGATCCAAGGAAAATGCGTGTTTGGAGATAGAGATTAAAGTTGCGCACGAGCGTACACGCGGTGTCTATGGCTCGCTACGACTGCACCATGAACTCAAGGAATGTGGTTGGATGGTGGGACTTGGACGACTCAAGCGCTTACGCCGTGAGCTTGGCATTAGAGCCAAACAAAAACGCAAATTCATAACGACGACGCACTCGAAGCATCGCCTGCCAATCGCTGAAAATCTGCTAAATCAAAAATTCGAAGCAAATGGCCCCAATCAAGTATGGTTAACGGACATAACCTATGTCGCGACGGCAGAGGGTTGGCTTTACCTGGCGGCGATCAAAGACCTATTTACTTGCGAAATCGTTGGCTATGCGATGAGTGATCGCATGACCGTCCCCCTAGTCAGCCAAGCGCTGTTTCGGGCTACTACGGCAAAACGGCCAGCCGCAGGACTGATTCATCATTCCGATCGCGGGAGCCAATATTGCGCATATGAGTACCAGGCTTTATTACGACAATTCAAAATGCAACCTTCTATGAGTCGCACAGGCAGTTGCTATGATAATGCCCCAATGGAAAGCTTCTGGGGATCACTTAAAAATGAACTCGTCCATCACCGACGATACTTAACTCGTGAGCATGCTCGCAACGAAATTAGCGAATATATCGAGCTCTTTTATAACCGGCAGCGTAGGCATTCAAGGCTTGGGTATTTGCCTCCCGCTATCTTTGCACAACAATTTTATCAACAACTCTATATCGCATGACTTTATTTATGGCGTCCACTATTGACGACCTACCTCAATCGCAACTAGTGGCAAGGTAAAGCGATTTTTTTTAATTTTCATAAGTCAGAACTATTTTTTTGTTGCGCCCGCAACTCAGCCAACATATTACAAAATAACGCACCTTGTTCGATTGCATCATCCAGCGCAACATGAGTATGTGGATGCTGATCAAACCAATGTGCGGGAAAACGCGGTTTAATGCATTTCCGATAGGGCAAGCCCGTCATGGCAAAGGCCAGCGTCTTAATATCAAGCGCTGACCAAGAAAACGGGCATCGGCCGACAAAATGCATCATGTACCAAAACATGAAGGTGAAATCAAAACCCGCCGGAAAAGCGACGAATACCGGTTTACCTGGCAGTGCTTCAACCCACGCAACATAGTCCGTCAACGCCTGCTGAGGGGCTTGTAAGCTCTGCCTGCTAGCAGCCCATGCCTGCGGCTGTGTTTTCCACCAAGCGGCCTGCACGGGGTGCGCAGTGGCCTCTGGCAACGTTTCGAGGTTTGCGCTAAAAGTCGCTACTAGACGCTTATCTGAAGTGTAAGCAGCTGAAGCAAAACTGAGCATTGAATGCGGTCCAGGAATTGGACCATCTGCTTCGACATCTGTACTTACGTAAATTTCTTCCTTTACTGAAGTATTCATCTTTTTGGCGCGAGCATTGTTTTGCGGCATTTACGCGTGCCACAGTGACATGCATAGGCAAGTTTCAATGCTTTAGTATGGCGTGCATCGCAAACTAGCCCATAATCATAAAATAATTCTTTGCCTGCTTCGATCACGCGTGACGCATAAATATACACACGCCCATCAACTTCTTCAGCATGGCAATTTGGCGCACATGAATGATTCACCCAACGCGCGCTATTGCCGCCAAAATTAGCATCAATTACATCACCGTCTTCCAAGGCGAAATAAAAGGTGTGATTGGGTTCATCGGGATTCCAAGGGTGACGTTTTTCAGCTTCATCCCATGAAATATGCTCGCCTTTATATTCAAAAATACGCTCGCCTGCAACCAGCCGGCGCACCGCAAATACCCCTCTTCCATGTATGCCTGAGCGACGTACTGTAATTTTGCGCGCACTCATCCAAGCATCCTTTTTTCTAGTGCTGAGTTGTTTACTTTGTTCATCCGATAAATCTTTTCAGCAAATGTAAAGTAATCCATCTGGCGTAGAGGATCTCAATGACTCCAAAGCAGGCATTGTTGGCGCACGGTTTCATGCAAAGAACCTTCTTTACGATATATATCGCGCAACCAAACTGCATCATTTGTTTGTGCTTGCACAAGTTTACGCAGCACGACAAGTGCGTCTGTGCAATCTAATTCCTGCGCGTGCGGAGCCAGCGCATCTAGCGTAATTAGAATGTCTTGCGCTATCGTACGCCGTTCTCCGTTTTGTGGGTTGACATTCATTCCTGCTAAGCCAAACCGGCAAGCCTCAAACCGGTTAAAGTTATAGACTAAATAATCATCTTCGTGCAGCGTTAATGGTTTATCAAGTAACAAATAACGCGCTAGCGCTTGAATATAGCAAGCGATGGCTGCGGCTTTTTCGATTGATAATGGGGTATCCATCACTCTAACTTCAACTGTGCCAAAGTTAGGTTTTGGTCTTATATCCCAATAAAAATCTTTCATGCTCGTAATCACGCCGGTACTAATCATCTTCGAAAAATATTCTTCAAAGCCAGACCAAGCCAGTGTAAAAGGCGCGCGGCCACTCATTGGAAAAGCAAATACAGAGTTGAGCCGTGCTGAATGAAAACCCGTATCCATACCTTGCACAAACGGCGATGATGCTGACAAGGCAATCAGATGAGGGATATAGCGTGATAATGAATGCAATAAAAAAAGC
The Mycoavidus cysteinexigens genome window above contains:
- a CDS encoding IS3 family transposase (programmed frameshift), which translates into the protein MKKKSVERTKIEKLPRQKFTQEFRRQAVKPILEGKERVTDVAKRLSLSIKTIGNWLSQARNGKLDQMGANRREISEQEAELSRLRKENAELRMERTIPKKGGRVLCKGIHVKYAFIKKQRHEYTLPMLCRALDVSKSGYLMWLGRKPSARSKENACLEIEIKVAHERTRGVYGSLRLHHELKECGWMVGLGRLKRLRRELGIRAKQKRKFITTTHSKHRLPIAENLLNQKFEANGPNQVWLTDITYVATAEGWLYLAAIKDLFTCEIVGYAMSDRMTVPLVSQALFRATTAKRPAAGLIHHSDRGSQYCAYEYQALLRQFKMQPSMSRTGSCYDNAPMESFWGSLKNELVHHRRYLTREHARNEISEYIELFYNRQRRHSRLGYLPPAIFAQQFYQQLYIA
- a CDS encoding YbdK family carboxylate-amine ligase — encoded protein: MNLETFNPSKPFTFGIELEIQIVNTHDYDLTKAASDLMRLVKDQKVPGDIKLEITESMIELATGICTNYHQALTDLGVLRDVLVTAAEKLNIGLCGGGTHAFQQWSDRQISDEPRFHYISELYGYLAKQFTVFGQHVHIGCPDADSSLFLLHSLSRYIPHLIALSASSPFVQGMDTGFHSARLNSVFAFPMSGRAPFTLAWSGFEEYFSKMISTGVITSMKDFYWDIRPKPNFGTVEVRVMDTPLSIEKAAAIACYIQALARYLLLDKPLTLHEDDYLVYNFNRFEACRFGLAGMNVNPQNGERRTIAQDILITLDALAPHAQELDCTDALVVLRKLVQAQTNDAVWLRDIYRKEGSLHETVRQQCLLWSH
- a CDS encoding SET domain-containing protein; translation: MSARKITVRRSGIHGRGVFAVRRLVAGERIFEYKGEHISWDEAEKRHPWNPDEPNHTFYFALEDGDVIDANFGGNSARWVNHSCAPNCHAEEVDGRVYIYASRVIEAGKELFYDYGLVCDARHTKALKLAYACHCGTRKCRKTMLAPKR
- a CDS encoding exonuclease; amino-acid sequence: MNTSVKEEIYVSTDVEADGPIPGPHSMLSFASAAYTSDKRLVATFSANLETLPEATAHPVQAAWWKTQPQAWAASRQSLQAPQQALTDYVAWVEALPGKPVFVAFPAGFDFTFMFWYMMHFVGRCPFSWSALDIKTLAFAMTGLPYRKCIKPRFPAHWFDQHPHTHVALDDAIEQGALFCNMLAELRAQQKNSSDL